One stretch of Streptomyces sp. R21 DNA includes these proteins:
- a CDS encoding PAS domain-containing protein yields the protein MSSRPSRGAARLAAILDALPDALVLVNANGTVVNANTIALEAFEAPGTALVGRGLLDLLPEFDSRLIPGSMRRPETIDQSGRTKPTRMIARRTDGVEFPVEVTSANLENGQQAYDSYGPTPDELLMLVVRDLSGTVDTEAELARSQRQTEMILRAAAEGVVGTDTEGRVVLVNPAAAQILGYRASDLGGQDLHALVLHSRADGEPFSYDESPLADTLRSGRKHRVRGQVLWSKSGAKVPVDLTTAPVRDGDQLVGAVMTFTDRRPYDTLAEEKDTEAKRHAEELARVAAEHEEQLGEVREQHAAELAELREQHEEELAAGDERYASLGEREKDRYEALAARHEQLLAVLSQSLRGPLDQLRGELSKLAADDAGQLWPEANQVLHHLAAGYSRITTLVDNVLGYQRLDSGDVDVVRTAVMLDAVVAAGVDGAVELIGPGRIQFAVHAPPIEAEVDPALLARALAHLIADVAGVDATGNAPVSAGGYMDNTVVVAAAQRGEVVRIEVRGPYAGGDPVHEPIVRGIVRAHGGVLQTHEVPGMSGSAFVLEVPLGDGAGAMTPPQAPVTVAEPTAAGDGSDGSVTTGAEIAVPEQASHQGGGRRRARRSSVDAFLESEVGSAAPATGVPDAATGAAPPTGRRRRRAAAAGETTTATGEVSVPAQASRAEDADTNDGEASGGSGGSGRRRGQPSAAEIAAAAAGVSEGAVVMAAEHAAGTAAVGTGLGGTVPPQGVPAPSGRRARRDTEQQALPPALPAALPAAAAGTQGAAEASVEGGDAQPTGRRRRALAAAAERAAAQEAGARTVFALPPADADRSPEYIQEQAGTSQAQAQAQARAQGPVPVQGQAQVRAQAQAPGVQSETAVAGHGHVQSHGHDHDHGQADDGRHDAMLHDPADDHTPPQPHPVSTPTGRRRARPNPTPASAPAQPDATGVSAQGGPAADVPTQGTPAPGTPTAGVPAQAAAPAPATPAAGTPLPAPQPWPNPVADDTPGAGVPAQAAAPVQPTAPAPAQPATPATGTPLPPEGAAPARVAQPLPAEAVAPIDPNSTQGRAISVRTLGQGVPFGRQTAAPQPPSPQPPASAQPQTPAQPGPTSATPTPPPHQTNGSGRRRKLGTPPEPAVERPETGARPHPQAGQPAGATPAAPQSLLAAVTEGAGRSYAIGAPDENAAEGPEPLDGPGGAVEVADRPQPQPMDDELPPEPLDNPRRLLVWPAPDITTQQALSDRGYRPVIVHSREEVDAQIAAFPAALFVDPLTGPITRTALQSLRQAAVAAEVPVLVTAGLGQATREAAYGADPAVLLKALAPRDSEQHPPRVLLIEEHAEIALALTSTLERRGMQVARAASDADAVTLAAQMRPNLVVMDLLQVRRRRAGIVDWLRANGQLNRTPLVVYTAAVDPTELPRLASGETVLFLAERSTSNEVQDRIVDLLARIGTN from the coding sequence GTGAGCAGCAGGCCATCCCGAGGCGCTGCTCGCCTCGCAGCCATACTGGACGCGCTGCCCGATGCGTTGGTGCTGGTCAACGCCAATGGGACCGTCGTCAACGCGAACACCATCGCCCTGGAGGCCTTCGAGGCCCCGGGCACGGCTCTGGTGGGGCGCGGACTGCTCGATCTGCTGCCCGAGTTCGACTCGCGGCTCATCCCCGGATCCATGCGTCGGCCCGAGACCATCGACCAGAGCGGGCGGACCAAGCCGACCCGGATGATCGCGCGGCGGACCGACGGTGTCGAGTTCCCCGTCGAGGTCACCAGCGCGAATCTGGAGAACGGCCAGCAGGCCTACGACAGCTACGGCCCCACTCCTGACGAGCTGCTCATGCTCGTCGTACGCGATCTGTCGGGCACCGTCGACACCGAGGCCGAACTCGCGCGTTCGCAGCGGCAGACCGAGATGATCCTGCGCGCGGCGGCCGAGGGTGTCGTGGGGACCGACACCGAGGGGCGGGTTGTTCTCGTCAATCCCGCCGCCGCCCAGATACTGGGGTACCGGGCCAGCGACCTCGGCGGCCAGGACCTCCACGCGCTCGTCCTGCACTCGCGGGCCGACGGCGAGCCCTTCTCGTACGACGAGTCGCCGCTCGCCGACACCCTCCGCTCCGGGCGCAAGCACCGGGTGCGCGGGCAGGTGCTGTGGTCCAAGTCCGGTGCCAAGGTGCCGGTCGACCTCACGACGGCGCCGGTGCGCGACGGGGACCAGCTCGTCGGCGCGGTCATGACGTTCACCGACCGGCGGCCGTACGACACCCTCGCCGAGGAGAAGGACACCGAGGCCAAGCGGCACGCGGAGGAGCTCGCGCGGGTCGCCGCCGAGCACGAGGAGCAGCTCGGGGAAGTCCGGGAGCAGCACGCGGCCGAGCTCGCCGAGCTGCGCGAGCAGCACGAAGAGGAGCTCGCGGCGGGCGACGAGCGGTACGCGTCGCTCGGCGAGCGCGAGAAGGACCGCTACGAGGCGCTCGCCGCCCGGCACGAGCAGCTGCTTGCCGTGCTCAGTCAGTCGCTGCGCGGCCCGCTCGACCAACTGCGCGGCGAACTGTCGAAGCTCGCCGCCGACGACGCCGGCCAGCTGTGGCCCGAGGCCAACCAGGTGCTCCACCACCTGGCCGCCGGCTACTCGCGCATCACCACGCTCGTCGACAACGTCCTCGGCTACCAGCGCCTCGACTCCGGCGACGTCGACGTCGTACGTACGGCGGTGATGCTCGACGCGGTCGTCGCGGCCGGTGTCGACGGCGCCGTCGAACTGATCGGCCCCGGGCGGATCCAGTTCGCCGTGCACGCGCCGCCCATCGAGGCCGAGGTCGACCCCGCGCTGCTCGCGAGGGCGCTCGCGCACCTCATCGCCGACGTCGCCGGTGTCGACGCGACGGGCAACGCGCCCGTCTCGGCGGGCGGTTACATGGACAACACGGTCGTGGTGGCGGCCGCACAGCGCGGTGAGGTCGTACGGATCGAGGTGCGCGGGCCGTACGCCGGGGGAGACCCGGTGCACGAGCCGATCGTGCGCGGGATCGTGCGGGCTCACGGCGGTGTGCTGCAGACCCACGAGGTGCCGGGGATGAGCGGCAGCGCGTTCGTGCTCGAAGTGCCGCTCGGCGACGGCGCCGGGGCCATGACTCCGCCGCAGGCGCCGGTCACCGTGGCCGAGCCGACCGCCGCGGGTGACGGCTCCGACGGCTCGGTGACCACCGGCGCCGAGATCGCCGTTCCCGAGCAGGCCTCGCACCAGGGAGGCGGACGGCGGCGGGCGCGCCGGTCCTCCGTGGACGCTTTCCTGGAGAGCGAGGTGGGCTCCGCCGCCCCCGCGACCGGTGTTCCGGACGCCGCCACAGGTGCTGCCCCGCCCACGGGACGGCGTCGGCGGCGGGCGGCGGCGGCCGGCGAGACGACGACCGCGACCGGCGAGGTGTCGGTTCCGGCGCAGGCGTCGAGGGCCGAGGACGCCGACACGAACGACGGTGAGGCCTCGGGTGGTTCCGGGGGTTCCGGGCGGCGGCGCGGGCAGCCCAGTGCTGCCGAGATCGCTGCCGCTGCCGCCGGTGTGAGCGAGGGTGCGGTCGTCATGGCGGCCGAGCACGCGGCGGGGACCGCCGCGGTGGGTACGGGGCTGGGCGGGACGGTGCCACCGCAGGGCGTGCCCGCGCCCTCGGGGCGGCGCGCACGCCGCGACACCGAGCAGCAGGCGCTGCCGCCCGCGCTGCCCGCCGCTCTTCCGGCTGCGGCTGCTGGGACACAGGGTGCCGCGGAGGCCTCTGTCGAGGGTGGCGACGCGCAGCCCACGGGGCGGCGTCGGCGTGCGCTGGCCGCTGCGGCGGAGCGTGCCGCCGCGCAGGAGGCGGGCGCCCGTACCGTCTTCGCGCTCCCGCCTGCGGATGCGGACCGCTCACCCGAGTACATCCAGGAACAGGCAGGGACCTCTCAGGCCCAGGCCCAGGCCCAGGCGCGAGCACAGGGACCGGTACCGGTACAGGGACAGGCGCAGGTCCGGGCTCAGGCTCAGGCTCCGGGCGTGCAGAGCGAGACGGCCGTTGCCGGTCACGGCCATGTACAGAGTCACGGTCACGATCACGATCACGGCCAGGCCGACGACGGTCGCCACGACGCGATGCTGCACGACCCGGCCGACGACCACACCCCGCCCCAGCCGCACCCCGTCTCCACACCGACGGGCCGCCGCCGCGCCCGACCGAATCCGACTCCGGCGTCGGCTCCGGCTCAGCCCGACGCGACGGGCGTCTCTGCGCAGGGGGGCCCGGCCGCGGACGTTCCCACGCAGGGGACTCCGGCACCCGGGACCCCGACGGCCGGCGTCCCCGCCCAGGCCGCCGCCCCCGCCCCGGCAACCCCCGCGGCCGGCACGCCCCTCCCCGCCCCCCAGCCCTGGCCGAACCCGGTCGCCGACGACACCCCCGGTGCCGGCGTCCCCGCCCAGGCCGCAGCTCCCGTACAGCCGACGGCTCCCGCCCCGGCGCAGCCGGCCACCCCCGCCACCGGCACCCCCCTCCCGCCCGAGGGAGCCGCGCCGGCCCGGGTCGCGCAGCCGCTGCCCGCCGAGGCCGTCGCGCCGATCGACCCCAATTCGACGCAGGGGCGCGCGATCAGCGTGCGGACGCTCGGCCAGGGCGTACCGTTCGGCCGCCAGACCGCCGCGCCTCAGCCGCCCTCCCCGCAGCCGCCGGCATCGGCGCAGCCGCAGACTCCGGCTCAGCCGGGCCCCACGTCCGCGACCCCGACGCCTCCCCCGCACCAGACCAACGGCTCCGGCCGACGCCGCAAGCTCGGTACGCCCCCCGAGCCCGCTGTCGAGCGTCCGGAGACGGGCGCCCGCCCGCACCCGCAGGCCGGGCAGCCGGCCGGGGCCACCCCGGCCGCTCCCCAGTCGCTGCTGGCCGCGGTCACCGAGGGCGCCGGACGGTCGTACGCCATAGGGGCACCGGACGAGAACGCCGCCGAGGGGCCCGAGCCGCTCGACGGGCCCGGCGGTGCCGTCGAGGTCGCCGACCGGCCTCAGCCGCAGCCGATGGACGACGAGCTGCCTCCGGAGCCGCTGGACAACCCGCGGCGGCTGCTCGTGTGGCCCGCGCCGGACATCACCACCCAGCAGGCGCTGAGCGACCGTGGCTACCGGCCCGTCATCGTGCACTCGCGCGAGGAGGTCGACGCACAGATCGCCGCGTTCCCGGCCGCGCTGTTCGTGGACCCGCTGACCGGTCCGATCACGCGTACGGCGCTCCAGTCGCTGCGCCAGGCCGCGGTCGCCGCCGAGGTCCCCGTGCTCGTGACGGCGGGACTCGGCCAGGCGACGCGCGAGGCGGCGTACGGCGCCGATCCCGCCGTGCTCCTCAAGGCGCTGGCTCCTCGGGACTCCGAGCAGCACCCGCCGCGTGTCCTGCTCATCGAGGAGCACGCGGAGATCGCGCTCGCGCTCACCTCGACGCTGGAGCGGCGCGGTATGCAGGTCGCACGGGCCGCGTCGGACGCGGACGCGGTCACGCTGGCCGCGCAGATGCGGCCGAACCTGGTGGTGATGGACCTGCTGCAGGTACGTCGCCGCCGTGCCGGAATCGTCGACTGGCTGCGCGCGAACGGGCAGTTGAACCGCACCCCGCTCGTCGTCTACACCGCCGCCGTCGACCCGACCGAGCTCCCGCGGCTCGCCTCGGGGGAGACGGTCCTCTTCCTTGCGGAACGCTCCACGAGCAACGAGGTGCAGGACCGGATCGTGGACCTCCTCGCGAGGATCGGCACGAACTGA
- a CDS encoding SSI family serine proteinase inhibitor yields the protein MLRRPAVSRPVLPRLVLAVGTAAAASLASLSAVPATAYAEPLPLNLPSLMPPPPPGEDAGHHPDPARRGDHLTVTVHDAGAGADGTYELLCHPGGGTHPQAEAACGTLDRGTTWGKDLFAPVPPDTMCTMQYGGPATAHVTGIWAGRPVDARFDRGNGCEIGRWDGLVPLLPDVR from the coding sequence ATGTTGCGTCGTCCCGCGGTGTCCCGCCCCGTGCTCCCCCGTCTCGTCCTCGCCGTCGGCACCGCCGCTGCCGCGTCCCTCGCCTCGTTGTCCGCGGTGCCCGCCACCGCGTACGCCGAGCCGCTCCCGCTGAACCTGCCGTCCCTGATGCCACCGCCGCCCCCGGGCGAGGACGCCGGCCACCACCCGGACCCCGCGCGCCGTGGTGACCACCTGACGGTGACGGTGCACGATGCGGGCGCCGGTGCGGACGGTACGTACGAACTGCTCTGTCATCCCGGCGGAGGCACTCACCCCCAGGCCGAGGCCGCCTGCGGCACGCTCGACCGGGGTACCACCTGGGGCAAGGACCTCTTCGCGCCGGTACCGCCGGACACGATGTGCACGATGCAGTACGGCGGTCCGGCCACCGCTCACGTCACGGGGATCTGGGCCGGACGGCCGGTCGACGCCAGGTTCGACCGGGGCAACGGATGCGAGATCGGGCGGTGGGACGGTCTCGTGCCGCTGCTTCCCGACGTTCGTTGA
- a CDS encoding tyrosine-type recombinase/integrase, translated as MAKRRANGEGTITKRKDGRYQAAAYVYRPDGTRHRQFVYGKTRDEVADKLTELQEKTRQGIPAASSTMVFGDFLTYWLAAIAPERLKPATVNSYEGLTRLYIRPALGKKKLNRLSPADIRRFLTEFKAACLCCLRGADKERPEEKRSCCAVGRCCKRRPSARTVQYIHAVLRSALQQAIREELITRNVARIVETPTVTRKEVRPLNAAEARLLLKTARPHRLYALWLLLVSTGLRRGEALALTWSDVDLANSQLRVRRNVQRIRRELIFGTPKTTRSIRTVPLPKHCVRALTQHSEQQERERLVAGEKWQPTSGQPDGLIFTTATGSVTDPRGLNRMLTTLCRDAHVHRVRVHDLRHTCASLLLAQGVDARTIMETLGHSTITMTLDTYAHVMDTTLRAAAKRMDDALNLNEPDEESEGEAKPDNED; from the coding sequence ATGGCCAAGCGTCGCGCCAACGGCGAAGGAACGATCACCAAGCGCAAGGACGGTCGCTATCAGGCCGCCGCCTACGTGTACCGCCCCGACGGGACCAGGCACCGCCAGTTCGTCTACGGCAAGACTCGCGACGAAGTGGCCGACAAGCTCACGGAGTTGCAGGAGAAGACCAGGCAGGGCATCCCCGCCGCGTCGTCCACGATGGTGTTCGGTGACTTCCTGACCTACTGGCTGGCCGCCATCGCGCCGGAACGGCTCAAGCCCGCGACGGTGAACAGCTACGAGGGATTGACCCGCCTGTACATCCGGCCGGCACTCGGCAAAAAGAAGCTGAATCGGCTGTCCCCGGCAGACATCCGCCGGTTCCTCACGGAGTTCAAGGCCGCCTGCCTGTGCTGCCTGCGCGGTGCGGACAAGGAGCGGCCCGAGGAGAAGCGCTCTTGCTGCGCCGTCGGTCGCTGCTGCAAGCGCAGGCCCTCGGCACGCACCGTCCAGTACATCCACGCCGTGCTCCGGTCCGCCCTACAGCAGGCGATTCGAGAGGAACTGATCACTCGGAACGTCGCGCGGATCGTCGAAACACCCACAGTCACACGCAAGGAGGTGCGTCCGCTGAACGCCGCCGAAGCTCGCCTGTTGCTCAAGACCGCCCGGCCCCACCGCCTCTACGCCCTGTGGCTGCTGCTTGTGTCGACCGGCCTGCGCCGGGGTGAGGCTCTCGCGCTCACCTGGTCGGACGTCGACCTCGCGAACAGCCAGCTCCGTGTCCGCCGGAACGTGCAGCGCATCCGGCGAGAGCTGATCTTCGGCACGCCCAAGACCACACGGTCGATTCGCACGGTCCCCCTCCCGAAGCACTGCGTACGGGCGCTCACGCAGCACAGTGAGCAGCAGGAGCGGGAACGCCTGGTCGCGGGCGAAAAGTGGCAACCCACATCAGGTCAGCCGGACGGCCTGATCTTCACCACGGCGACCGGCAGCGTCACAGACCCCCGGGGCCTGAACCGGATGCTGACCACGCTGTGCAGGGACGCGCACGTGCACCGCGTTCGGGTGCACGACCTCCGGCACACCTGCGCTTCCCTTCTGCTCGCCCAAGGTGTCGACGCTCGCACGATCATGGAGACACTGGGGCACAGCACGATCACGATGACGCTGGACACCTACGCGCACGTCATGGACACGACGCTGAGGGCAGCCGCTAAACGGATGGACGACGCGCTCAACCTCAACGAGCCCGACGAGGAATCGGAGGGCGAGGCGAAGCCGGACAACGAGGACTGA
- a CDS encoding helix-turn-helix domain-containing protein has translation MTTAMPPSHEALKVPEVMTALRLSRSKVYDLIRSKQLASFTSGRARRIPVDAVRKYMQNRIEETD, from the coding sequence ATGACCACCGCCATGCCCCCGAGCCACGAAGCACTCAAGGTCCCCGAAGTCATGACCGCTCTGCGCCTCAGCCGCAGCAAGGTCTACGACCTCATCCGCTCGAAGCAGCTCGCAAGCTTCACGTCCGGACGCGCCCGCCGCATTCCGGTCGACGCCGTACGCAAGTACATGCAGAACCGAATCGAGGAGACCGACTGA
- a CDS encoding ATP-binding protein, which yields MSEDEKNPAREVIADYAQAHFRYFRTADGTVYAQRNGHPVARPMRSQGTTGSHRQELMVGMYRDGVGVFNGTALKEALDLIEALALYEDTHTVNIRVAPGFDGATWLDLGRDDGKSVRIHPSGWDILTPDPREVCWRRTQLTGELPLPVKDTDGKGIDLLMRLCNFANAETECLAIAWLIGCLGPSVPVPAPFLTGPQGAGKSTGGRMLTRIIEGMSGDLRRAPKDEENLIAAVAAGWITALDNLSHMTPDLSDAMCCIVTGAESVKRALFTDGDVFRVGYRRPLLLTGIDVGVIRPDLAERLLPLRLERPRVRRTEAELWADYAEVLPVVLGSLLDLTVKVRAVEAETPTDLRMADFAHLCAQLDAATGLGALTAYRASLDDLNDDVIEGDLLAQTVLRHADTIEPGPDGAQRMTSTEWLHCLSGVYSGEELRPLPKGWPTTGKVLSDRLKRLQPTLAARGVVIDSGRTSEGRYLEMTRTVVLTLPPHEQTRAF from the coding sequence ATGTCCGAGGACGAGAAGAATCCGGCCCGCGAGGTCATCGCGGACTACGCGCAGGCGCACTTCCGGTACTTCCGCACCGCCGACGGGACCGTGTACGCGCAGCGGAACGGCCACCCCGTGGCCCGTCCGATGCGCTCCCAGGGCACGACCGGCAGCCACCGCCAGGAACTCATGGTCGGCATGTACAGGGACGGGGTCGGCGTGTTCAACGGGACCGCGCTCAAGGAGGCGTTGGACTTGATCGAAGCGCTCGCGCTGTACGAGGACACGCACACCGTGAACATCCGCGTGGCCCCCGGGTTCGACGGGGCGACGTGGCTGGACTTGGGGCGCGATGACGGGAAGTCCGTCCGCATCCACCCGTCGGGCTGGGACATCCTCACCCCCGACCCGCGGGAAGTCTGCTGGCGGCGCACGCAGCTCACCGGGGAACTGCCCCTTCCCGTCAAGGACACCGACGGTAAGGGCATCGACCTGCTGATGCGGCTGTGCAACTTCGCCAACGCCGAGACCGAATGCCTGGCCATCGCCTGGCTGATCGGCTGCCTCGGACCGTCCGTGCCGGTCCCCGCGCCGTTCCTCACCGGACCGCAGGGCGCGGGCAAGTCCACCGGGGGCCGGATGCTCACCAGGATCATCGAGGGGATGAGCGGCGACCTGCGCCGTGCACCGAAGGACGAGGAGAACCTCATCGCGGCCGTGGCGGCGGGATGGATCACCGCGCTGGACAACCTCTCCCACATGACGCCGGACCTGTCCGACGCCATGTGCTGCATCGTCACCGGAGCCGAGAGCGTCAAGCGGGCCCTGTTCACCGACGGGGACGTGTTCCGCGTCGGCTACCGCCGCCCCCTCCTCTTGACCGGTATCGACGTCGGCGTCATCCGGCCCGACCTCGCCGAACGGCTCCTGCCCCTGCGCTTGGAGCGGCCCCGCGTCCGGCGGACCGAGGCCGAACTGTGGGCGGACTACGCGGAAGTCCTGCCCGTCGTCCTCGGCTCGCTCCTGGATCTCACGGTCAAGGTCCGCGCCGTGGAGGCGGAAACCCCCACCGACCTGCGAATGGCGGACTTCGCGCACCTGTGCGCGCAGCTCGACGCGGCAACCGGCCTCGGGGCACTCACCGCCTACCGAGCCAGCCTGGACGACCTGAACGACGACGTCATCGAGGGTGACCTCCTCGCGCAGACCGTCCTCCGGCACGCCGACACCATCGAGCCGGGACCGGACGGGGCGCAGCGGATGACCTCCACCGAGTGGCTGCACTGCCTCAGTGGCGTCTACAGCGGCGAGGAATTGCGGCCGCTGCCCAAGGGCTGGCCGACGACGGGCAAGGTCCTCTCCGACCGCCTCAAGCGTCTCCAGCCGACGCTTGCAGCTCGCGGGGTCGTCATCGACTCGGGCCGTACCAGCGAGGGCCGCTACCTGGAAATGACCCGCACGGTCGTCCTGACCCTGCCTCCGCACGAGCAGACGCGGGCGTTCTGA
- a CDS encoding bifunctional DNA primase/polymerase, with protein sequence MNTLTNPLRTALDLATAGVPPMPLRAGKVPFGNCPACAKNACGGRPNMKTPGPCTCPAPCHGWAAATTDPDVINSPTWARAWREAAAVAYHPGGAGLTVVDLDNAEAIAWARASLPATRTVPTTRGEHWLYQGAMPSANAVRPGVDIKSTMAYARWLGPGTGTLTALPDVVRALGVKESTAVRPAPQAIAVPARAGGGECPHRTPAYLDRGIAMAEQRITEARGAVHATVYRTFLAVLSTHGRCGCLTDAHITRLFAAAQAKGESPRHCTDAWTNALTRLGL encoded by the coding sequence ATGAACACGTTGACCAACCCCCTGCGCACCGCGCTGGATCTTGCAACGGCCGGTGTCCCGCCGATGCCCCTCCGCGCGGGCAAGGTGCCGTTCGGCAACTGCCCGGCCTGCGCCAAGAACGCCTGCGGTGGCCGACCGAACATGAAGACCCCCGGCCCCTGCACCTGCCCGGCACCCTGCCACGGCTGGGCCGCCGCCACCACCGACCCCGACGTCATCAACTCGCCGACATGGGCTCGGGCGTGGCGGGAGGCAGCGGCGGTGGCCTACCACCCCGGCGGCGCCGGCCTCACCGTCGTCGACCTCGACAACGCGGAAGCCATCGCATGGGCCCGTGCGAGCCTGCCCGCCACACGGACCGTGCCGACGACCCGGGGCGAGCACTGGCTGTACCAGGGCGCCATGCCGTCCGCCAACGCCGTACGACCCGGCGTGGACATCAAGTCGACCATGGCCTACGCGCGGTGGCTCGGTCCCGGCACCGGCACCCTCACGGCGCTGCCGGACGTCGTCCGCGCCTTGGGCGTGAAGGAGTCCACCGCAGTCCGGCCAGCGCCACAGGCTATCGCCGTGCCTGCACGGGCCGGGGGCGGGGAGTGCCCTCACCGCACGCCCGCCTACCTGGACCGTGGGATTGCCATGGCCGAGCAGCGCATCACGGAGGCACGCGGGGCGGTGCACGCCACCGTCTACCGGACCTTCCTCGCGGTGCTGTCCACGCACGGCCGGTGCGGCTGCCTCACTGACGCCCACATCACCAGGCTGTTCGCCGCCGCGCAGGCCAAGGGCGAATCGCCCCGGCACTGCACCGATGCGTGGACCAACGCCCTGACCAGGTTGGGACTGTGA
- a CDS encoding DNA methylase, whose product MTQPTDIRRALALPPRLGDVIRVLDAYCCIGGGTDGYRAAFGARCRIDGVDIQAQPDYQGDAFHQGDAIEYIRAHGHEYDFIHASPPCQGEGAPTKGTNKARNAAIGRTYPRLIAPTRAALKATGRPYVIENVAGSEVRKDIRLCGEMFGLGVLMHRYFELGGWTTAQPPHPQHRGRVRGWRHGQWHDGPYVAAYGKGGGKATVAEIRAAKRIDWSTDHLRLREALPPAYTEWIGRAFLTALTPSLGAAA is encoded by the coding sequence ATGACCCAACCCACCGACATCCGGCGAGCACTCGCCTTACCGCCCCGACTCGGGGACGTGATCCGGGTACTGGACGCCTACTGCTGCATCGGCGGTGGCACCGACGGCTACCGAGCCGCGTTCGGCGCCCGCTGCCGCATCGACGGCGTGGACATCCAGGCCCAACCCGACTACCAGGGCGACGCCTTCCACCAGGGCGACGCCATCGAGTACATCCGCGCCCACGGCCACGAGTACGACTTCATCCACGCCTCCCCGCCCTGCCAAGGCGAGGGCGCCCCCACCAAGGGCACCAACAAGGCGCGCAACGCGGCGATCGGCCGCACCTACCCCCGCCTCATCGCCCCCACCCGCGCCGCCCTCAAGGCCACGGGCCGGCCGTACGTCATCGAGAACGTGGCCGGCTCCGAGGTACGCAAGGACATCCGGCTGTGCGGCGAGATGTTCGGCCTCGGAGTGCTCATGCACCGCTACTTCGAACTCGGAGGCTGGACGACCGCGCAACCGCCCCACCCCCAGCATCGAGGCAGGGTACGCGGGTGGCGCCACGGCCAATGGCACGACGGCCCGTACGTGGCCGCCTACGGCAAGGGCGGCGGCAAGGCCACCGTCGCGGAGATCCGCGCCGCCAAGCGCATCGACTGGTCCACCGATCACCTGCGGCTCCGCGAGGCCCTCCCACCCGCCTACACCGAATGGATCGGCCGCGCCTTCCTCACCGCTCTCACCCCTTCCCTGGGGGCGGCGGCATGA